A region of Nitrospirota bacterium DNA encodes the following proteins:
- the rny gene encoding ribonuclease Y, which yields MNTISLTVLAYVVTALLGAFAGAGLYELVRRKSLMAKRAETEEQARQIVQSAQREAENLIKEAKLEAKDLVFQAKTEFEREQKARSAELLTLEKRLVQREENLDRKLGMLEKREQELVKREEGLAQKELACAQAAREHREALERVAGMTAEEAKRQLLLDLESQVRLEAAGIAKRTIEEAKENAEREAREIIARSIQRVTRDYVSEATISVVPIPNDAMKGRIIGREGRNIRAIEAATGIDLIIDETPEAVIISGFDPLRREIAKVSLERLMHDGRIHPTRIEEIVEKVKTDIDKLMIEEAERIIFELGLSGFHPELVRILGRLKYRTSYGQNNLYHAREAAYICGIMAAELGLDVKLAKRGALLHDIGKAVSHEEEGPHAMLGADIAKRYGEDPKVVNAIAAHHEQVEAICPETVLVASAEALSAARPGARREALESYVKRLEKLEALAGGLKGVQKAYAIQAGREIRVIVKQEDLTDAEAFQLSRDLAKKIEQELTYPGQIKVTVIRESRFVEYAK from the coding sequence GTGAACACCATTTCTCTCACTGTATTGGCATACGTGGTAACGGCGCTGCTAGGCGCCTTCGCCGGAGCCGGATTGTACGAACTGGTCCGGCGGAAGTCGCTCATGGCCAAGCGGGCCGAGACCGAGGAGCAGGCTCGGCAGATTGTGCAGAGCGCGCAACGTGAAGCGGAGAATCTGATCAAGGAAGCCAAGCTCGAGGCAAAAGACCTTGTCTTCCAAGCCAAAACGGAGTTCGAGCGGGAGCAGAAGGCCAGATCGGCTGAGCTCCTTACTCTGGAGAAGCGTCTGGTCCAGCGGGAGGAAAACCTCGACCGGAAGCTCGGCATGCTGGAGAAGCGCGAGCAAGAGTTGGTCAAGCGTGAAGAAGGTCTGGCACAGAAGGAACTGGCTTGTGCGCAAGCCGCCAGGGAGCATCGAGAGGCGCTGGAACGGGTCGCGGGGATGACGGCGGAAGAGGCCAAACGGCAACTGCTGCTGGATCTCGAAAGCCAGGTTCGCCTAGAAGCCGCCGGCATCGCCAAACGAACGATCGAGGAAGCGAAAGAGAACGCGGAACGGGAAGCGAGGGAGATCATCGCCCGATCGATTCAGCGAGTGACCAGGGACTACGTCTCGGAGGCGACGATTTCCGTCGTGCCGATTCCGAACGACGCCATGAAGGGCCGCATCATCGGCCGCGAAGGCCGGAACATCCGCGCGATCGAGGCGGCGACCGGCATCGATCTCATCATCGACGAAACACCGGAAGCGGTCATCATTTCGGGATTTGATCCGCTGCGCCGTGAGATCGCCAAGGTGTCGTTGGAGCGGCTGATGCATGACGGACGCATCCATCCCACCAGGATCGAAGAGATCGTGGAGAAAGTGAAGACCGATATCGACAAATTGATGATCGAAGAAGCGGAACGGATCATTTTCGAGCTCGGCCTGTCGGGTTTCCATCCGGAGCTGGTCAGGATCCTCGGCCGATTGAAGTATCGAACGAGCTACGGACAGAACAACCTGTATCATGCGCGGGAAGCGGCCTACATTTGCGGGATCATGGCCGCAGAGCTGGGACTCGACGTCAAGCTGGCCAAGCGAGGCGCGCTCTTGCACGACATCGGCAAGGCGGTGAGCCACGAGGAAGAGGGACCGCATGCGATGCTGGGCGCCGACATCGCTAAGCGCTACGGCGAGGACCCCAAGGTGGTCAATGCGATTGCGGCGCATCACGAACAAGTAGAGGCGATCTGCCCGGAAACCGTGCTGGTCGCGTCCGCCGAGGCCCTGTCAGCCGCCAGGCCGGGGGCTCGACGGGAGGCGCTCGAATCGTATGTGAAGCGATTGGAAAAATTGGAAGCGCTGGCGGGCGGGCTGAAAGGCGTGCAGAAAGCTTACGCCATTCAGGCCGGGCGAGAGATCCGGGTGATCGTGAAGCAAGAGGATCTCACGGATGCCGAAGCCTTCCAGTTGTCCCGCGATCTGGCCAAGAAGATCGAGCAGGAGCTGACCTATCCCGGTCAGATCAAAGTGACCGTGATCAGGGAGAGCCGATTCGTGGAATACGCGAAATAA
- a CDS encoding TIGR00282 family metallophosphoesterase — protein MKVLFIGDIMGEPGRRAISRTLHRVISEHDVDVVIGNGENVAGGFGITPDLAHELFDMGLSVITTGNHAWDKKEIVEFFPHEPRLLRPANYPDGVPGRGSIVIDTPKGERLAVLHLMGRAYMPALDCPFQVARREVGRLKRETPAILVDMHAEATSEKMAMGYFLDGEVTAVVGTHTHVQTADEQILPKGTAYITDIGMTGPIHSVIGIKKELAIEKFLTGMPRRFEVASGPALLCAVLIELDARLGKAVSIHRVRIAD, from the coding sequence ATGAAGGTTCTCTTCATCGGCGACATCATGGGGGAACCCGGGCGGCGGGCCATTTCGCGGACGTTGCACCGCGTCATAAGCGAGCATGACGTGGATGTGGTGATCGGTAACGGGGAAAATGTCGCCGGCGGCTTCGGGATCACTCCGGACCTGGCCCATGAGCTGTTCGACATGGGGCTTTCGGTCATCACGACCGGCAACCACGCCTGGGATAAGAAGGAAATCGTGGAGTTCTTTCCCCATGAGCCGCGGCTTCTGCGTCCGGCCAACTATCCTGACGGTGTGCCGGGTCGGGGCAGTATCGTGATCGATACGCCGAAGGGAGAACGGCTCGCCGTTCTCCATCTAATGGGGCGCGCCTACATGCCCGCGCTGGATTGTCCCTTTCAAGTCGCCCGCCGGGAAGTCGGCAGGTTGAAGCGCGAGACTCCGGCCATTCTCGTCGATATGCACGCGGAGGCTACCTCGGAGAAGATGGCGATGGGATACTTCCTGGACGGCGAGGTGACGGCGGTAGTCGGTACCCATACGCACGTTCAAACGGCGGATGAGCAGATCTTGCCCAAAGGCACGGCCTATATCACGGACATCGGGATGACCGGCCCGATCCATTCCGTGATCGGTATCAAGAAAGAACTCGCGATCGAAAAATTTCTCACAGGTATGCCGCGCCGGTTCGAGGTCGCCTCGGGACCTGCCCTGTTGTGCGCGGTCCTGATCGAGCTTGACGCTCGGCTCGGAAAGGCTGTTTCCATCCATCGCGTCAGAATCGCCGATTAG
- a CDS encoding cell division protein ZapA, with product MTKTIEVEIYGQRYSIRGDADEQYVRRLASFVDEHMRALSQGMKTATLARLGILAAINIAHQLFQSEQLRQQGEAAVERRMLSLMESIEEEMPSPLSR from the coding sequence TTGACTAAGACCATCGAGGTGGAAATCTACGGTCAACGATACAGTATCCGTGGCGACGCTGACGAGCAGTACGTACGCCGGCTGGCCAGCTTCGTCGATGAGCATATGCGGGCGCTGTCGCAAGGAATGAAGACGGCGACCCTTGCCAGGCTGGGGATCCTGGCCGCCATCAATATTGCCCATCAACTGTTCCAGTCCGAACAGTTGCGTCAACAGGGAGAGGCGGCCGTCGAACGGCGCATGCTTTCGCTCATGGAGTCCATCGAAGAGGAAATGCCGTCGCCTCTCTCGCGGTAA
- the rlmN gene encoding 23S rRNA (adenine(2503)-C(2))-methyltransferase RlmN encodes MPPSYQPSALPAVSNLLAFSSRGMEELVRSLGWPRHRARQILRWLYQSRIRDIQSMTDLSKQERTVLSGCADIRRLESAGVLASKDGTKKFLFGLQDGRSVESVLIPDEGRLTLCVSTQIGCTLDCSFCLTGTMGLHRNLKAHEIVDQVLTVQDHLDTRETLTNLVFMGMGEPLANFEAVSDAISRLTNRTWGLGFSSRRITVSTAGLAPRLKEMASLGVNLAVSLNATTDEQRDRLMPAVNRIYPLRELMAACRDYPLPPRRRLTFEYVLLAGLNDSRDDAKRLAILIRGIRCKVNLIPFNEFPGSEFKRPSEETVLAFQSVLKQAGFEVFVRKSKGRDVLGACGQLGRSVAASEALALTPVQARC; translated from the coding sequence ATGCCACCGTCATATCAACCTTCGGCGCTGCCTGCCGTCTCCAATCTTCTGGCATTCAGCAGCCGGGGGATGGAAGAACTCGTCCGGAGTCTCGGCTGGCCCCGGCACCGGGCTCGGCAGATCCTCCGATGGCTCTATCAAAGCCGCATTCGGGACATCCAATCCATGACCGACCTGTCGAAACAGGAGCGGACCGTGTTGAGCGGATGCGCCGACATCAGACGCCTCGAGAGCGCCGGAGTGCTTGCTTCCAAAGACGGTACGAAAAAGTTCCTGTTCGGGCTGCAAGATGGTCGATCGGTGGAGAGCGTCCTGATTCCCGATGAGGGAAGACTCACCTTATGCGTCTCCACCCAGATCGGTTGCACCCTGGACTGCAGCTTCTGCTTGACCGGGACGATGGGATTGCATCGCAACTTGAAGGCCCACGAAATCGTCGACCAAGTCTTGACCGTGCAGGATCATCTGGACACCCGCGAGACGCTGACCAATCTGGTCTTCATGGGCATGGGGGAACCGCTCGCCAATTTCGAGGCGGTCTCCGACGCGATCAGCCGTCTTACCAACCGAACCTGGGGTCTGGGGTTTTCATCCCGGCGCATCACGGTGTCGACCGCCGGACTGGCACCCCGGTTGAAAGAGATGGCTTCGCTGGGCGTGAACCTGGCTGTCTCGTTGAATGCGACGACGGACGAACAGCGCGATCGGCTCATGCCGGCCGTGAACCGGATCTATCCGCTACGGGAGTTGATGGCGGCCTGCCGCGACTATCCTCTGCCTCCGCGCCGGCGGCTGACCTTCGAATATGTCCTCCTCGCCGGCCTCAACGACAGCCGGGACGACGCGAAGCGGCTCGCGATTCTGATCCGTGGAATCCGGTGCAAGGTCAATTTGATTCCCTTCAATGAGTTTCCCGGGAGCGAGTTCAAACGGCCGTCCGAGGAGACCGTCCTGGCCTTTCAGTCCGTCCTCAAGCAGGCTGGGTTCGAAGTCTTCGTGCGCAAGAGCAAAGGAAGAGATGTCTTAGGCGCATGCGGTCAACTCGGCCGATCAGTCGCCGCCTCGGAAGCTCTCGCCTTGACACCCGTTCAAGCCCGTTGTTAG
- the cutA gene encoding divalent-cation tolerance protein CutA, with amino-acid sequence MTEQASEVVVLVTASSQEEAIRLANLAVERKLAACATVIPHVRSIYRWEGKIHDEQESLIVFKTASSFFSALEEAIKRHHSYSVPEIIALPIVLGSQPYLDWLRGELLK; translated from the coding sequence GTGACTGAGCAGGCATCGGAAGTCGTTGTTCTCGTTACAGCGTCATCTCAAGAGGAGGCTATCAGACTGGCGAATCTGGCGGTGGAAAGAAAACTTGCCGCCTGTGCGACGGTTATTCCTCACGTTCGATCCATATACAGGTGGGAAGGCAAGATTCACGACGAACAGGAATCACTGATTGTGTTCAAGACGGCTTCCAGTTTTTTTTCAGCCTTGGAGGAGGCCATTAAGCGCCACCATAGTTACAGTGTTCCGGAAATCATCGCGCTCCCGATTGTCCTCGGCTCTCAGCCGTATCTGGATTGGCTGAGAGGTGAACTTCTTAAGTAG
- a CDS encoding transglycosylase SLT domain-containing protein, protein MIFSLLHTRCWRIRPGPFRRSLSWFFLACLLSLAGSSFAAEIRPDESSSSFPCETAEECFRSAVAVKEKAGASVSPDQSLSARIDRLRAVMERHPASLWAKRAGLLIGVLLSERDPAASVRFLRAAQRDFPVLDDYVRFWLGEALLRAGDAWPAAALFDSIVPAVPDTLLAGRAAFRAGEAWYRAGSCGEATSRFLNGLTLNDKDPDAPLALLHLADCAVRDGRSTEGRSHLQQLWTRYPQVPEAREAQSRLVSGAGGEPWSPLADDLYARALAFLGLSLHAEAIEELRAFLAAAPQHPRRHEAQLKLGIAYVRLKQYDQAKTVFRDLAAERVPESSEATVWLARIYLREGQGDKLLDLAQSVAKSSLSADQKASVQFFTGIWLEDQARYPEAIERYRQVTKTGESISQRLDALWRIGWVQYRIGRFRDASDTFHAVAAEKDKDWEPQALYWMARALEHEESSKAQAKELYQQVCQRYVFTYYCQLARKRAGMPASQPASMDSSPENLGTLPSGKRGEIEREAGYRRAVELKILGLDQDAARELAALTERFGRDQEVVLALSTLLSEAGAHHQALRLARLYFREKLERGGGAAVSSALWNVAYPNAFLPIIQAQAAKGVDPHLVAAIIREESQYDRRAVSRVGAIGLMQVMPTTANQVARRLGFPSMGREDLFDQETNIRIGVRYLEQLMEQFSGNVIYVIAAYNAGPAAVNAWIVMNRGRDPDEFVELIPYQETRQYVKRVLRSYHEYLRLNNGAS, encoded by the coding sequence ATGATCTTCTCGCTTCTCCACACACGGTGTTGGCGCATCCGTCCGGGACCGTTCCGTCGATCCCTGTCTTGGTTCTTCCTGGCGTGCTTGCTGTCGCTCGCCGGGTCTTCCTTCGCCGCGGAGATTCGGCCGGATGAGTCGTCTTCCTCGTTCCCCTGCGAAACCGCCGAGGAATGCTTTCGATCGGCGGTCGCCGTCAAAGAAAAAGCCGGCGCGTCGGTCAGTCCAGATCAATCGCTCTCGGCCAGGATCGACCGGTTGCGCGCGGTCATGGAACGGCATCCCGCTTCCCTGTGGGCGAAGCGGGCCGGCCTGCTGATCGGGGTGCTGTTGAGCGAACGCGATCCCGCGGCGTCGGTACGATTTCTTCGGGCGGCACAGCGGGACTTCCCCGTTCTGGATGATTATGTGCGATTCTGGCTGGGGGAAGCGTTGCTGCGAGCGGGCGACGCGTGGCCAGCGGCGGCTCTGTTTGACTCCATCGTTCCGGCTGTGCCGGATACGCTGCTCGCTGGCCGCGCGGCCTTTCGCGCCGGAGAGGCCTGGTACCGGGCCGGTTCCTGTGGAGAGGCGACTTCTCGGTTTCTCAACGGCCTCACGCTCAACGATAAAGATCCTGACGCTCCGTTGGCGCTTCTGCATTTGGCCGATTGCGCCGTTCGCGACGGCCGGTCCACGGAGGGACGGTCGCACCTGCAGCAATTATGGACTCGGTATCCTCAGGTTCCCGAAGCCCGTGAGGCGCAATCGCGACTGGTTTCCGGAGCCGGAGGTGAGCCCTGGTCTCCGCTGGCCGATGACCTGTACGCGCGTGCCCTGGCGTTTCTAGGGCTTTCGCTGCACGCCGAAGCGATCGAGGAACTGCGCGCCTTCCTAGCCGCGGCTCCGCAACACCCCCGCCGGCACGAGGCCCAGCTCAAGCTTGGGATTGCCTATGTCCGGCTCAAGCAATATGACCAGGCGAAAACCGTGTTCCGAGACTTGGCGGCGGAACGGGTTCCCGAATCGAGCGAGGCGACTGTCTGGTTGGCCCGGATCTATCTGCGGGAAGGGCAGGGGGACAAATTGCTGGATTTGGCCCAGTCGGTGGCGAAGTCGTCATTGTCCGCCGATCAAAAAGCGTCGGTGCAGTTCTTTACGGGGATCTGGTTGGAGGATCAAGCTCGGTACCCCGAGGCGATCGAGCGGTATCGTCAGGTCACGAAGACGGGCGAGTCGATCTCCCAGCGTCTCGACGCTCTCTGGCGGATCGGGTGGGTGCAATATCGGATTGGTCGGTTCCGCGACGCCAGCGACACGTTTCACGCGGTAGCCGCCGAAAAAGACAAGGACTGGGAACCGCAAGCCCTGTACTGGATGGCAAGAGCGTTGGAGCACGAGGAAAGTTCCAAAGCTCAGGCGAAGGAGCTGTATCAGCAGGTGTGTCAACGGTACGTGTTCACCTATTATTGCCAGTTAGCACGGAAACGGGCCGGGATGCCTGCGTCACAACCGGCGTCGATGGATTCCTCGCCCGAGAATCTCGGCACGCTGCCTTCTGGCAAGCGCGGGGAGATCGAACGGGAAGCCGGATATCGCCGGGCGGTCGAATTGAAGATACTAGGCTTGGATCAGGACGCCGCGAGGGAATTGGCCGCTCTGACGGAACGATTTGGACGGGATCAGGAGGTGGTGCTGGCTCTCTCCACACTGTTGAGCGAAGCGGGCGCCCATCATCAAGCGCTGCGGCTCGCCAGGCTGTATTTTCGGGAGAAGCTGGAGCGAGGCGGCGGCGCCGCCGTCTCCTCCGCTCTTTGGAACGTCGCCTACCCCAACGCGTTCCTGCCCATCATTCAAGCGCAGGCCGCCAAGGGGGTCGATCCGCATCTCGTGGCCGCCATCATTCGCGAGGAAAGCCAATACGACCGGCGAGCGGTGTCGCGCGTGGGCGCGATCGGGCTGATGCAGGTGATGCCGACCACCGCCAATCAAGTGGCCCGACGCCTGGGGTTTCCCAGCATGGGACGGGAAGACCTTTTTGATCAGGAGACCAATATCCGGATCGGCGTCCGGTACCTCGAACAACTCATGGAGCAGTTTTCAGGGAACGTGATCTACGTCATCGCCGCATACAATGCCGGGCCCGCGGCGGTCAATGCCTGGATCGTGATGAACCGGGGCCGTGACCCGGACGAATTTGTTGAATTGATTCCCTACCAGGAAACCCGGCAATACGTGAAGCGAGTCCTTCGCAGTTACCACGAGTACCTCCGTCTCAACAACGGCGCGTCCTGA
- the zapB gene encoding cell division protein ZapB: MSLERLDALETRIRDLVKLVQELKRKNAALEEELRAARERLAIQDDLNRRWERERVDIRTRIEKVLGEMDALECLEDSKEVALD, encoded by the coding sequence ATGTCGTTGGAAAGATTGGACGCGTTGGAGACTCGCATCCGTGATTTGGTCAAGCTGGTGCAGGAACTCAAACGGAAGAACGCTGCGCTCGAGGAAGAGCTGCGAGCAGCGCGGGAACGGCTGGCCATCCAGGACGATTTGAATCGTCGGTGGGAACGCGAGCGAGTAGACATCCGGACGAGAATCGAGAAGGTCCTAGGAGAGATGGACGCGCTCGAGTGCCTGGAGGATTCGAAGGAGGTGGCGCTTGACTAA
- the xseB gene encoding exodeoxyribonuclease VII small subunit has translation MAAVKFEHAMARLEAIVSELEKGDLPLDESLKIFEEGIRLSKTCLKMLDEAERKVEILVQEKDGKKRLRAFTLDDNETEDSSSAS, from the coding sequence ATGGCTGCGGTAAAGTTCGAACATGCCATGGCCCGGCTTGAAGCCATCGTTTCCGAGCTGGAGAAAGGCGACCTCCCGCTCGATGAATCGCTGAAGATCTTCGAGGAGGGGATTCGTCTCTCGAAAACCTGTCTGAAGATGCTGGATGAAGCCGAGCGCAAGGTGGAAATCTTGGTGCAGGAAAAAGACGGGAAAAAGCGGCTTCGCGCATTCACCCTGGATGATAACGAGACCGAGGACTCCTCCTCAGCCTCCTAG
- a CDS encoding SDR family oxidoreductase, which yields MKVLVTGGAGFIGSHLVDRLIQEGHEVTVVDNLSTGKRRNLNREARFYKLDIQSWRLERVFRNERPALVMHLAAQMDVRRSVEDPVFDARVNILGTLNVLEQSVKHGVRKVVFSSSGGAIYGEQNLFPAPETHPTQPLSPYGISKLSGEHYLAYYQRISGIRYVSLRYANVYGPRQDPEGEAGVVAIFIQKMLSSEQPIINGNGRQTRDFVYVDDVVEANLSAMAQEVQGTYNVGTGVETSINDLFRLLVDLTKASCKEVHGPAKKGEQARSVIDSNRIRQELGWEPRVELPEGLRRTVDYFREKMG from the coding sequence ATGAAGGTCTTGGTTACAGGAGGGGCAGGGTTTATCGGGTCGCATCTGGTGGATCGCCTCATCCAGGAAGGCCATGAGGTGACCGTGGTTGATAATCTCTCGACCGGCAAGCGCCGGAACCTCAATCGTGAAGCGCGTTTTTACAAGCTCGACATTCAAAGTTGGCGGCTGGAGCGGGTCTTTCGGAACGAACGACCCGCTCTTGTCATGCATCTGGCGGCACAGATGGACGTACGACGTTCAGTGGAAGATCCGGTCTTCGACGCCCGGGTCAATATCTTGGGAACCCTGAACGTCCTGGAGCAGTCGGTCAAGCACGGAGTCAGAAAGGTCGTTTTCTCATCGTCGGGCGGGGCGATCTACGGTGAGCAGAATCTCTTTCCCGCTCCGGAGACCCATCCCACTCAGCCATTGTCGCCTTACGGCATCAGCAAGTTGAGCGGAGAGCACTACTTAGCCTACTACCAACGCATCAGCGGGATCCGCTACGTCAGCCTCCGATATGCAAATGTCTACGGGCCGCGCCAGGACCCCGAAGGGGAAGCGGGAGTGGTGGCCATTTTTATTCAAAAGATGCTGAGCAGCGAACAACCCATCATCAATGGGAACGGACGCCAAACCCGAGATTTCGTCTATGTGGATGACGTGGTCGAGGCGAATTTATCGGCCATGGCCCAGGAGGTGCAGGGAACCTACAATGTGGGAACCGGTGTCGAGACCTCGATCAATGACCTCTTCCGCCTTCTCGTCGATCTCACCAAAGCCTCCTGCAAAGAGGTGCATGGGCCGGCAAAAAAGGGCGAACAGGCCAGAAGCGTGATCGACTCCAATAGGATCCGACAAGAGTTGGGCTGGGAGCCGCGCGTCGAATTACCCGAAGGTCTGAGAAGGACGGTCGACTATTTCCGCGAAAAGATGGGTTGA
- the xseA gene encoding exodeoxyribonuclease VII large subunit — translation MYPGEPPRRVLTVSELTILVRDTLEVRFSDLWVEGEVSNLRAPGSGHLYFTLKDHSSQIRAVLFRSGALRLRFAPRDGMQVIARGRLTVYEPRGEYQIVIEYLEPKGLGALQLAFEQLKERLAREGLFNPDRKRPLPAFPGRVGVVTSLDGAAVRDIVSVLRRRCPILSVLIAPVPVQGEGAAAQIADAIRMLSLSGLVDVMIVGRGGGSLEDLWCFNEEVVVRAIAESKVPVVSAVGHEIDYTLADFAADYRAATPSAAAEAVAPVLEEVVERLHELTERACRAVRSRLAAAANRLQSCRSGFSIGRLRVQRESQRLDDVSVRLTVGMRKTLAGMRQRMSAFRHALLVQSPLASLKEACALVPQLLKRLKQQMRTVLHRERQVLQSRLVSLESLSPLAILKRGYSIVQTVPDGRLVRQADDVSVGDDVRITLSVGRLLCAVRETLPDSSA, via the coding sequence ATGTATCCTGGTGAGCCTCCCAGACGGGTCCTCACGGTCTCCGAACTGACGATCCTTGTCAGAGACACCCTCGAGGTTCGTTTTTCGGATCTGTGGGTCGAAGGCGAGGTCTCCAATCTCCGCGCGCCGGGGTCCGGGCACCTCTACTTCACCCTGAAAGATCACAGCAGCCAGATCCGGGCCGTCCTGTTTCGTTCCGGCGCGTTGCGTCTGCGTTTTGCGCCGCGAGACGGCATGCAGGTGATCGCACGGGGCCGCCTCACAGTCTACGAGCCGCGCGGAGAATATCAGATCGTCATCGAGTATCTCGAGCCCAAAGGGCTCGGGGCGCTGCAATTGGCCTTTGAACAGTTGAAGGAGCGCCTGGCGCGGGAAGGATTGTTCAATCCGGACAGAAAGCGGCCTCTGCCGGCTTTCCCCGGAAGGGTGGGCGTGGTGACCTCGCTGGACGGAGCCGCTGTGCGCGATATCGTGTCCGTGTTGCGCAGGCGCTGTCCGATTCTGAGCGTGCTCATCGCGCCCGTGCCGGTCCAAGGCGAAGGGGCTGCGGCGCAGATCGCGGACGCGATTCGCATGCTCAGTCTCTCCGGCTTGGTCGACGTCATGATCGTGGGACGGGGCGGCGGCTCGTTGGAAGACCTCTGGTGTTTTAACGAGGAGGTGGTTGTCCGGGCGATTGCGGAGTCCAAGGTGCCGGTGGTGTCCGCTGTGGGACATGAGATCGATTACACGCTGGCCGACTTTGCGGCCGACTACCGGGCGGCAACCCCTTCTGCGGCGGCCGAAGCCGTCGCGCCGGTTCTCGAAGAAGTGGTCGAGCGGCTGCACGAGTTGACGGAGCGCGCCTGCCGTGCCGTGCGGTCGCGTCTTGCCGCTGCGGCGAATCGTCTGCAGAGCTGCCGGAGCGGCTTCTCGATCGGGCGATTGAGAGTGCAGCGTGAGAGTCAGCGTCTGGACGACGTGAGCGTCCGTCTGACGGTGGGGATGAGGAAGACCCTCGCCGGAATGCGCCAGCGCATGTCGGCCTTCCGCCATGCCTTGCTGGTGCAGAGCCCGCTCGCGTCTCTCAAGGAAGCGTGCGCGCTGGTGCCCCAACTGCTCAAACGTCTGAAGCAGCAGATGCGTACCGTACTCCATAGAGAGCGGCAGGTTCTTCAATCTCGTCTGGTGTCGCTGGAGAGTCTCAGCCCGCTCGCGATCTTGAAACGCGGGTATAGCATCGTGCAAACGGTCCCTGACGGACGTCTTGTGCGACAGGCCGACGACGTGTCCGTCGGCGACGACGTTCGAATCACATTGTCGGTCGGCCGGCTGCTGTGCGCTGTGCGGGAGACGTTGCCCGATTCTTCGGCTTGA
- a CDS encoding rhodanese-like domain-containing protein has product MSFTITPRDLKARLDKGDKLVLLDVREPWEHSLAKIEGSILIPLGTLPQSLDKLDRHAEIIAYCHHGMRSADAAGFLLQQGFTNVKNLVGGIDAWSVQVDPSVPRYR; this is encoded by the coding sequence ATGAGTTTCACGATTACTCCTCGAGACTTGAAAGCTCGACTGGACAAAGGCGATAAGCTTGTCTTACTTGATGTGCGCGAACCGTGGGAACATTCTTTGGCAAAGATCGAGGGATCGATCTTGATTCCCCTGGGAACACTTCCACAATCTTTGGACAAGCTGGATCGGCACGCGGAAATCATCGCCTATTGCCATCATGGGATGAGGAGCGCCGATGCCGCCGGCTTCCTGCTTCAACAGGGGTTCACGAACGTCAAAAACTTGGTCGGAGGAATCGACGCTTGGTCCGTTCAGGTCGATCCGTCGGTGCCTCGATACCGATAG
- a CDS encoding TlyA family RNA methyltransferase, translating to MVQKLPPARERLDRVLVTRGLVESRELASRLILAGAVKVDGVPVNKQAKLVPIGAKIELTQRRGPFVSRGGDKLAAALDAFQIDPRGLIALDVGCSTGGFTDCLLQRGAKRVYAVDVGYGQLDWRLRQDPRVVVLERHNIRYLSPSLVPDPIDLAVVDVSFISLTLVLPCVVRFLANEASVVALVKPQFEVGRGQVGRGGIVRDDGRRRAVADKIVALAEGLGLALLGTLDSPVLGQKGNREILLGLKRRAGRSL from the coding sequence ATGGTCCAGAAACTGCCTCCGGCCCGGGAACGATTGGATCGCGTGCTTGTAACGCGCGGTCTCGTGGAAAGCCGCGAACTGGCCAGCCGCCTCATTTTGGCGGGGGCGGTCAAGGTCGACGGCGTTCCCGTCAACAAACAAGCCAAACTGGTGCCGATCGGCGCGAAGATCGAGCTGACGCAGCGTAGAGGTCCTTTTGTGAGCCGGGGCGGAGACAAGCTCGCCGCGGCGCTGGATGCGTTTCAGATCGATCCTCGGGGACTCATTGCGTTGGATGTGGGATGCTCGACCGGAGGCTTCACCGACTGTCTCCTTCAGCGGGGAGCAAAACGGGTGTACGCTGTCGATGTCGGATATGGGCAACTTGATTGGCGCCTTCGCCAAGACCCGCGAGTCGTCGTTTTGGAACGACACAATATCCGCTATCTGTCCCCGTCCTTGGTGCCCGATCCGATCGACCTGGCGGTAGTCGATGTTTCGTTCATCTCGCTCACATTGGTTCTTCCCTGTGTCGTCCGCTTTCTGGCAAACGAGGCGTCAGTTGTTGCCTTGGTCAAGCCGCAGTTTGAAGTGGGGCGCGGCCAGGTTGGCCGCGGAGGCATCGTCCGGGACGACGGGCGGCGACGCGCGGTCGCAGACAAAATCGTCGCCCTTGCTGAAGGATTAGGTTTGGCGCTCTTGGGGACTCTTGATTCCCCGGTCTTAGGACAGAAGGGGAACCGCGAGATCTTGTTGGGGCTCAAGCGGCGGGCGGGTCGGTCTCTCTAA